From Draconibacterium halophilum, one genomic window encodes:
- a CDS encoding 4Fe-4S dicluster domain-containing protein, with protein sequence MAKVKGAVVVEKEGCKGCSLCVEACPHDVLALHKEVNSKGYHYSYMRDPDACIGCANCGVVCPDTCITIYRVKAS encoded by the coding sequence ATGGCAAAAGTAAAAGGAGCAGTTGTTGTTGAGAAGGAGGGCTGCAAAGGATGCAGTCTATGCGTGGAGGCTTGTCCGCACGATGTATTGGCATTGCACAAAGAGGTAAACAGCAAAGGTTATCATTATTCGTATATGAGAGACCCTGATGCTTGTATTGGATGCGCCAATTGTGGTGTTGTTTGCCCGGATACCTGCATTACGATTTATCGTGTAAAAGCAAGCTAG
- a CDS encoding thiamine pyrophosphate-dependent enzyme: MDIKEIVKPENLVYQKSEVLNDDIMHYCPGCSHGVVHKILAELIEEMGLQEKAVGIAPVGCAVFAYNYIDIDWQEAAHGRAPAVATGVARVNPDNFVFTYQGDGDLASIGAAEIMHACNRGENILVIFINNGIYGMTGGQMAPTTLEGMVTSTTPAGRNVDLNGYPMKITNLIAQLPGTSYVTRQAVHTAATARKCKRSLKKAIQNVLDKKGTSFVEVVSTCSSGWKMSPVDSNKWMEENMIPYYPLGDLKDSVKGEHSEN; encoded by the coding sequence ATGGATATTAAAGAAATTGTAAAGCCGGAAAATCTGGTTTACCAAAAATCAGAAGTACTGAATGACGATATTATGCATTACTGCCCGGGATGTTCTCATGGTGTGGTTCATAAAATTCTTGCTGAACTGATTGAAGAAATGGGCCTACAGGAAAAAGCCGTTGGTATTGCACCTGTAGGTTGTGCTGTTTTTGCCTACAATTATATCGATATCGACTGGCAGGAGGCTGCGCACGGACGTGCACCAGCTGTGGCAACGGGCGTTGCCCGCGTAAACCCCGATAATTTTGTGTTTACCTACCAGGGTGATGGCGACCTCGCGTCGATTGGAGCAGCTGAAATTATGCATGCCTGTAACCGAGGTGAGAATATTCTGGTGATTTTTATTAATAACGGAATTTACGGAATGACTGGTGGCCAAATGGCACCAACAACACTCGAAGGAATGGTAACTTCGACCACTCCAGCCGGACGAAATGTAGATTTGAACGGTTATCCGATGAAGATTACTAACCTGATAGCACAATTGCCAGGTACTTCTTATGTAACACGCCAGGCTGTTCATACTGCGGCAACGGCTCGCAAATGTAAACGATCGCTGAAAAAAGCCATTCAAAACGTGCTGGATAAAAAAGGAACTTCATTTGTTGAGGTGGTTTCAACCTGTAGCTCGGGATGGAAAATGAGCCCTGTTGATTCCAACAAATGGATGGAAGAGAACATGATTCCTTATTATCCGTTAGGCGATTTGAAAGACAGTGTTAAAGGTGAACATTCGGAAAATTAA
- a CDS encoding 3-methyl-2-oxobutanoate dehydrogenase subunit VorB translates to MGELRLMKGNEVLAEAAIRCGCDGYFGYPITPQSEVMETLMARQPWNDTGMTVLQAESEVASINMVYGAAATGKKVMTSSSSPGISLMAEGISYVAGAELPCLIVNVQRGGPGLGTIQPSQADYFQSVKGGGHGDYKLIVLAPASVQEMNDFVDLGFELAFKYRNPAMILADGAIGQMMEKVELADQKQRWTKEEIEKMSGDWATVGKHASRKKNIVTSLEMDSDIMEENNKRFQEKYRKMEEEEVRYEAIQCDDAEFVIVAFGTSARVCQKAVEIARAKGLKVGLLRPITLFPFPKKAIQELARKAKGFLSVEMSAGQMVEDIKLSVYEAGSNARVNHFGRMGGIIPTPDEVVDALEEKFSWELSYGVKRSY, encoded by the coding sequence ATGGGAGAATTAAGATTAATGAAAGGTAATGAGGTGTTGGCCGAGGCTGCCATCCGCTGCGGATGCGATGGTTATTTTGGCTATCCCATAACTCCTCAGTCGGAAGTGATGGAAACACTTATGGCACGTCAGCCCTGGAATGACACCGGAATGACAGTATTACAAGCCGAAAGTGAAGTTGCGTCGATAAACATGGTGTACGGTGCTGCTGCAACCGGTAAAAAGGTAATGACTTCATCATCGAGCCCGGGCATTAGCCTTATGGCCGAAGGAATCTCATACGTTGCCGGAGCTGAACTGCCCTGTTTAATAGTAAATGTACAGCGTGGCGGCCCGGGACTGGGTACAATTCAACCGTCGCAGGCCGACTATTTTCAGAGCGTAAAAGGTGGCGGTCACGGCGATTATAAATTGATTGTGCTGGCACCGGCATCGGTTCAGGAAATGAATGATTTTGTTGATCTTGGTTTTGAATTGGCCTTTAAATATCGCAATCCGGCAATGATTTTAGCCGATGGTGCCATTGGTCAAATGATGGAAAAAGTGGAGTTGGCCGACCAAAAGCAACGCTGGACAAAAGAAGAAATTGAAAAAATGAGTGGCGATTGGGCAACTGTTGGAAAACATGCAAGCCGCAAAAAGAATATTGTTACCTCGCTTGAAATGGATTCGGATATAATGGAAGAAAATAATAAACGCTTCCAGGAAAAATACCGAAAAATGGAAGAAGAGGAAGTACGCTACGAAGCCATTCAATGCGACGATGCAGAATTTGTTATCGTAGCATTTGGAACTTCCGCGCGAGTTTGTCAGAAAGCAGTGGAAATCGCCCGGGCAAAAGGTTTAAAAGTTGGCTTGCTTCGCCCGATTACCTTGTTCCCGTTCCCTAAAAAAGCGATACAGGAACTGGCGCGAAAAGCCAAAGGTTTCCTTTCGGTTGAAATGAGTGCCGGACAAATGGTGGAAGACATTAAGCTGTCGGTTTACGAGGCCGGAAGCAATGCACGTGTGAATCATTTTGGACGAATGGGAGGTATTATTCCTACACCCGACGAGGTGGTTGACGCACTGGAAGAGAAATTTTCGTGGGAGTTAAGTTATGGAGTTAAACGTAGTTACTAA
- a CDS encoding helix-turn-helix domain-containing protein gives MPNLNTAEKSFLNQITQLVEENISNEQFGVSELADAVGMSRSNLLRKIKKLTDLSASQFIRNVRLKYATELLQEGSYTVSEVSYKVGFGSPSYFIKCFRELYGFPPGEMGNHEVQEQEPEVESEQNAPSPREKFPVLLISFFAIAIIAAILYVVLGPSSEDKNKAKSIAVLPFLNDSNDTTNVYIINGLMEATLNNLQQIKDLRVISRTSVEQYRNNPKPTPEIARELNASYLVEGSGQKIGNQILLNIQLIEAKTDKHLWSQQYRRDTEDIFTLQADVAKSIAEQIEAIVTPEEIKRIEKAPTNNMVAYDLFLKGYDLLGKPTEENLKTAIPYFKKAIQHDEEFARSYAGIAIAFYLLDQHKTEKHFADSINYYADQALFYDSKLPQSLTAKALFYMEHKEYELALPYLEKALEISPNSDVVLIFLVELYVNHLPNTEKYLEYALKGLEIDIVAAYDSAAASFSYLHISNAFIQSGFVDEAAKYIDISLKYLPENLYSQYVKAFIEYAQNEDLNQLNKSLLAAFEKDKTRLDILQEVAKSYYYLRDFETAAIYYKAFVEARVMYNLDIYPSENGKIAVTFDKVGDQELADKYFGLYKSWAENDPSIYSNFSLAFYYSFKGDTDKAIDYLKAFTQQDNFHYWTILFTPIDPLMDNLKQHPQYNKVFCEIEDKFNANHKRIEKSLQEKGLL, from the coding sequence ATGCCAAATCTTAACACCGCAGAAAAAAGTTTTCTAAACCAAATTACTCAGCTTGTAGAGGAGAACATTTCCAACGAACAGTTTGGTGTTTCGGAGTTGGCAGACGCCGTTGGCATGAGTCGCTCGAACCTGTTACGAAAAATCAAAAAACTAACCGATTTATCCGCCAGCCAGTTTATCCGCAATGTTCGTTTAAAATATGCTACCGAGTTACTTCAGGAAGGATCGTACACGGTTTCTGAAGTTTCGTATAAAGTTGGTTTTGGCAGCCCTTCCTATTTTATTAAATGCTTCCGCGAGTTGTATGGATTTCCTCCGGGAGAAATGGGCAACCACGAAGTTCAGGAGCAGGAACCGGAAGTTGAGTCAGAACAGAATGCTCCCTCTCCGAGAGAAAAATTCCCGGTTTTATTAATTTCATTCTTTGCCATCGCTATAATTGCCGCCATTCTGTACGTTGTTTTAGGTCCGTCCTCAGAAGATAAAAATAAGGCAAAGTCGATTGCCGTGCTGCCATTTTTAAACGACAGTAACGACACTACAAACGTGTATATCATTAACGGATTGATGGAAGCCACGCTGAACAATCTTCAGCAAATTAAAGATCTGCGGGTAATTAGCCGCACTTCGGTAGAGCAGTACCGAAATAATCCGAAACCGACACCCGAAATTGCACGCGAATTAAATGCAAGCTACCTGGTAGAAGGCAGCGGACAGAAAATTGGCAACCAAATCCTTTTAAATATTCAATTGATAGAAGCAAAAACCGATAAACATTTGTGGAGCCAGCAATACCGGCGCGATACCGAAGACATTTTTACCCTGCAGGCCGATGTAGCAAAAAGTATCGCTGAACAGATAGAAGCCATTGTTACTCCTGAAGAAATAAAACGTATTGAAAAAGCACCAACCAATAACATGGTGGCTTACGACCTGTTTTTAAAAGGATATGATTTGCTTGGCAAACCAACGGAAGAAAACCTGAAAACGGCCATCCCGTATTTCAAAAAAGCGATTCAACACGACGAAGAATTTGCCCGTTCTTATGCGGGTATTGCAATTGCCTTTTATCTTTTAGACCAACACAAAACGGAAAAACATTTTGCCGACTCCATAAATTATTATGCCGATCAGGCACTTTTTTACGACTCGAAGCTGCCGCAGAGTTTAACGGCCAAAGCACTTTTTTACATGGAGCATAAGGAGTATGAGCTGGCACTTCCTTACCTTGAAAAAGCGCTGGAAATCAGTCCGAATTCTGATGTCGTTTTAATCTTTCTGGTGGAATTATATGTAAACCATTTACCCAACACCGAGAAGTACCTGGAGTACGCTCTAAAAGGGCTTGAAATTGATATCGTTGCGGCCTACGATTCGGCAGCGGCAAGTTTCAGTTACCTGCACATTAGTAATGCTTTTATCCAATCGGGCTTTGTTGATGAAGCAGCAAAGTACATCGACATTTCACTCAAATATCTTCCTGAAAATCTTTACTCGCAATATGTAAAAGCGTTTATCGAGTATGCTCAAAATGAAGACCTGAACCAGCTCAATAAATCATTGCTGGCAGCTTTTGAAAAAGACAAAACCCGCCTCGACATCCTGCAGGAAGTTGCAAAATCCTACTACTATCTCCGTGATTTTGAAACGGCGGCTATCTATTACAAAGCCTTTGTTGAAGCCAGAGTAATGTACAACCTCGACATTTATCCATCGGAAAATGGGAAAATTGCAGTGACCTTTGATAAAGTGGGCGATCAGGAATTGGCTGATAAATATTTTGGGTTGTACAAATCATGGGCAGAAAACGATCCTTCCATTTACAGTAATTTTTCACTGGCATTTTACTATTCCTTCAAAGGAGATACCGACAAGGCAATCGACTATTTAAAAGCGTTCACACAACAGGATAACTTTCATTACTGGACCATTCTTTTTACTCCAATCGATCCGCTGATGGACAATTTGAAACAACACCCGCAGTATAATAAGGTGTTTTGCGAAATCGAAGACAAATTCAATGCGAATCACAAACGGATTGAGAAGTCACTGCAGGAAAAAGGGCTTTTATAA
- a CDS encoding 2-oxoacid:acceptor oxidoreductase family protein, whose translation MTEEMIIAGFGGQGVLSMGKILAYSGIMEDKEVTWFPSYGPEMRGGTANVTVIVSDTRISSPILQEFDTAIILNQQSMDKFESAVKPGGTLLYDPNGVINPPTRTDINIFKVEATKTAVEMGNPKVFNMIVFGSYLKVRPILSLDNVEKGLEKSLPERYHKLIPLNLEAIKKGQELVDDVQVV comes from the coding sequence ATGACAGAAGAAATGATAATTGCCGGATTTGGAGGACAAGGTGTACTTTCGATGGGTAAAATTCTGGCCTACTCGGGCATTATGGAAGATAAGGAAGTTACCTGGTTCCCGTCATACGGTCCTGAAATGCGTGGTGGAACTGCCAACGTTACTGTAATTGTTAGCGATACACGCATTAGTTCGCCTATTTTACAGGAGTTTGATACCGCCATTATTCTGAACCAACAGAGTATGGACAAATTTGAATCAGCTGTAAAACCCGGTGGTACTTTATTGTACGACCCAAACGGAGTAATCAATCCGCCAACACGTACGGATATCAACATTTTTAAAGTGGAAGCCACAAAAACCGCTGTTGAAATGGGAAATCCAAAAGTGTTTAATATGATTGTTTTTGGAAGTTACCTGAAAGTTCGGCCAATCCTTTCGCTGGATAACGTGGAAAAAGGTCTGGAAAAATCACTTCCGGAACGTTACCACAAATTAATTCCGCTAAATCTGGAGGCTATTAAAAAAGGGCAGGAGCTTGTGGATGATGTCCAAGTTGTTTAA